Proteins encoded by one window of Candidatus Nomurabacteria bacterium:
- the recR gene encoding recombination protein RecR, which produces MNHIDTLSELFAKFPGIGMRQSKRFVYFLLSQPSTYVNDLAKAIRELQQATNTCKACFVHFENNDAELCAMCSKPTIDTTTLLIVSKDSDYENIRRTNIYHGRIFVLGGLVPAIETNVEQYIRIRELEEKIKEYIKTGLKEIVLALSLTPQGEHTDHYLRVRLAPYITTDTVSLSSLGRGLSTGSELEYADTETMANAFKNRH; this is translated from the coding sequence ATGAATCATATTGATACATTATCTGAACTTTTTGCAAAATTTCCTGGCATAGGAATGCGCCAATCCAAACGATTTGTATATTTCCTTTTATCACAACCATCGACCTATGTGAACGACTTGGCAAAAGCGATCAGAGAATTACAACAAGCAACCAATACATGCAAAGCCTGTTTTGTGCATTTTGAAAATAATGATGCAGAACTTTGTGCTATGTGTAGCAAACCTACTATAGATACAACGACACTTCTCATAGTTTCAAAAGATAGCGATTATGAGAACATCAGGCGTACTAACATTTATCATGGCAGAATTTTTGTACTTGGAGGATTAGTGCCAGCTATTGAAACAAATGTTGAACAATATATCCGCATTCGCGAGCTTGAAGAAAAAATCAAAGAATATATAAAAACCGGACTCAAGGAAATCGTTCTTGCACTGTCGCTCACACCTCAAGGTGAACATACTGATCACTATTTGCGTGTACGATTAGCGCCATATATTACCACTGACACAGTTAGTTTATCTTCATTGGGACGAGGACTATCAACAGGCAGCGAACTGGAATATGCTGATACGGAAACTATGGCTAATGCATTTAAAAATAGACATTAA
- a CDS encoding DoxX family protein yields the protein MMIFIVGRILLGGYFIYSGINHFLEHKGMVGYSKSKGVPMAEIAVPATGIMLVFGGLAIVLGTFVSIGMWILIIFLVITSFAMHQFWKIKDPMAQMPERINFLKNMALVGALLMLLALPLPWVYAIL from the coding sequence ATGATGATATTTATTGTAGGAAGAATACTATTAGGAGGTTATTTTATCTATAGCGGCATCAATCATTTTTTAGAGCACAAAGGCATGGTTGGCTATAGCAAATCAAAAGGTGTACCGATGGCAGAGATCGCAGTACCAGCAACAGGCATCATGCTTGTTTTTGGAGGACTAGCGATAGTATTGGGTACCTTCGTTTCGATTGGTATGTGGATATTAATTATATTTCTAGTAATTACTAGCTTTGCTATGCATCAATTTTGGAAAATAAAAGATCCTATGGCTCAAATGCCCGAGCGCATAAATTTCCTAAAAAATATGGCACTTGTTGGTGCGCTCCTTATGCTATTAGCACTCCCATTGCCGTGGGTGTATGCAATACTTTAA
- the dnaK gene encoding molecular chaperone DnaK — protein sequence MSKIIGIDLGTTNSAVAIIEGGQPKIIENIEGVRTTPSIIAQAKNGERMVGLLAKRQSVTNPENTIYGIKRFMGHNFDDAEIQKDAKTIPYKIQKGSTGGVEVKLGDKWMRPEEISAMVLGKIKADVEAKLGEKITEAVITVPAYFNDAQRKATKDAGAIAGLDVKRIINEPTAAALAYGFNTKKNEKIVVYDFGGGTFDVSVLEVGDDVIEVKSTDGDSHMGGEDIDQKIIRWIADEYKKESGIDVTKDVLALQRLKEAAEKTKHELSTTMESEINIPFITSDASGPKHLLLKMSRTALENLAREYIDRSIDITKRALEASPFKMNEINEIILVGGQTRMPAIVEAVKNLFGKEPNRTINPDEVVALGAAVQGGVLKGDVRDVLLLDVIPLSLGIETLGGVATKLVERNTTIPSSKSQVFSTAADNQTSVEIHITQGERQMASDNKSLGRFILDGIPPAQRGMPQVEVTFDVDANGILNVKAKDKTSGKEQSIRIEASSGLSKEDIEKMQKDAELHADEDKKKKEGVEIKNTAEMMIYTAEKSIKDAEGKVSDDIKNAVQAKVDALKAVKDGSDMDAVKKANEELSAELSKIGEAMMKANQDAASQQTPPADNPAEGPVRDAETKEGDTPEENPPKN from the coding sequence ATGTCAAAAATAATTGGAATCGATTTGGGTACTACAAATAGCGCTGTTGCCATCATTGAGGGAGGACAGCCGAAGATTATAGAAAACATCGAAGGTGTCCGTACGACACCATCGATTATTGCTCAGGCAAAAAACGGCGAGCGTATGGTAGGACTTTTGGCAAAGCGTCAGTCAGTTACCAATCCTGAAAATACCATCTATGGCATCAAACGATTTATGGGTCATAACTTCGACGATGCTGAAATCCAAAAAGATGCCAAGACTATTCCGTATAAAATCCAAAAAGGTTCTACGGGTGGTGTTGAAGTAAAACTCGGAGACAAATGGATGCGTCCAGAAGAAATCTCTGCCATGGTTTTGGGCAAGATCAAAGCTGATGTCGAAGCCAAGCTTGGCGAGAAAATAACCGAGGCGGTGATCACGGTTCCGGCATATTTCAACGATGCACAAAGAAAAGCTACCAAAGACGCTGGTGCGATCGCGGGACTTGATGTCAAACGTATCATCAATGAGCCGACTGCCGCAGCGCTCGCGTACGGATTTAATACAAAGAAAAATGAGAAGATTGTCGTCTACGACTTCGGCGGAGGAACATTTGATGTCTCTGTGCTTGAAGTAGGGGACGATGTTATCGAAGTAAAGTCTACTGACGGTGACTCACACATGGGTGGCGAAGATATTGACCAGAAGATTATTCGCTGGATTGCTGACGAATACAAGAAAGAATCTGGCATCGATGTGACTAAAGATGTCTTGGCACTGCAGCGTCTCAAGGAAGCTGCTGAGAAAACCAAGCATGAGCTTTCGACAACAATGGAGTCTGAAATTAATATTCCATTTATCACTTCTGATGCATCAGGGCCAAAGCATTTGCTCTTGAAGATGTCTCGTACAGCACTTGAGAACCTCGCACGTGAATATATTGATCGATCGATCGACATAACCAAGCGCGCTCTCGAAGCATCACCATTTAAAATGAATGAAATCAACGAAATCATATTAGTTGGTGGACAGACGAGAATGCCAGCCATCGTTGAGGCAGTCAAGAATCTCTTTGGCAAAGAGCCAAACCGCACCATCAATCCTGATGAAGTTGTGGCACTCGGTGCGGCAGTCCAAGGTGGCGTGCTCAAAGGTGACGTACGCGATGTACTTCTACTCGACGTCATTCCACTATCGCTTGGTATCGAAACACTTGGAGGTGTCGCAACCAAGCTCGTCGAGCGCAATACAACGATCCCATCATCGAAGTCTCAGGTATTTTCTACCGCTGCTGATAACCAAACTTCAGTCGAGATTCACATTACTCAAGGCGAACGACAAATGGCATCTGATAACAAGTCTCTCGGACGATTTATTCTCGATGGCATTCCACCAGCGCAGCGCGGCATGCCACAAGTCGAAGTCACCTTTGATGTGGATGCCAACGGAATACTCAACGTAAAGGCCAAGGACAAGACCAGTGGCAAGGAACAATCAATTCGTATCGAAGCAAGCTCAGGGCTATCCAAAGAAGACATTGAAAAAATGCAAAAGGATGCTGAACTCCATGCTGATGAAGATAAGAAAAAGAAAGAAGGCGTCGAGATCAAGAACACTGCTGAAATGATGATCTACACAGCTGAGAAATCTATCAAAGATGCAGAAGGTAAAGTAAGTGATGATATTAAAAATGCTGTGCAGGCTAAAGTTGATGCACTCAAGGCAGTCAAAGATGGCAGTGATATGGATGCAGTCAAAAAAGCTAATGAAGAATTATCTGCTGAGCTTTCAAAGATCGGCGAGGCCATGATGAAAGCAAATCAAGACGCAGCTAGTCAGCAAACACCACCTGCTGACAATCCTGCTGAAGGACCAGTCCGTGATGCCGAAACCAAAGAGGGGGATACTCCAGAAGAAAATCCTCCAAAGAATTAA
- the rplU gene encoding 50S ribosomal protein L21, whose amino-acid sequence MAKKATTKKDGEFAVIATGGKQYKVTPGDVIKIERLQGNHKSGDIISFDKVLLVDNGTDTTIGMPYIKEASVEAEYIKEGHYPTVAVVKYKQKSRNIKRNGHRQLYAEIKITAIK is encoded by the coding sequence ATGGCAAAGAAAGCAACAACTAAAAAAGACGGTGAATTTGCAGTTATTGCAACCGGCGGTAAACAGTATAAAGTCACTCCAGGTGACGTTATTAAAATTGAGCGTTTGCAAGGTAATCACAAATCAGGCGATATTATTTCATTCGATAAAGTTCTCCTCGTTGACAATGGCACTGATACAACAATCGGTATGCCATATATTAAAGAAGCAAGCGTCGAAGCAGAATACATCAAAGAAGGACACTATCCAACTGTTGCTGTCGTCAAATATAAGCAGAAAAGTCGTAATATCAAGCGCAATGGCCATCGCCAACTGTACGCTGAAATAAAAATTACAGCTATCAAATAA
- a CDS encoding FAD-dependent oxidoreductase, which produces MDTTTNQTEALIIGAGAAGLMAARELAKAGKKITILEARDRIGGRIFPLEEEAFGYPAQGGAEFVHGIAPVTKALIDEAGLTFIPEAHDGEVWDARSGPLSLRTLFIQSNPILKDTLERVQNDISIAEFLETYFDTEEYANLRNSILKMVEGYEAADPRRVSVDYLRRDVLGKLYHADGWIREGYGKLLNFLEKECKQNGVEIILNACVTAIDFTSNKVRVKTDNKSFEADQVIVTVPLPILKNIEFIPDISEKLALTAKIGFGPAIKLLIKFKSQWWKHVTNHDLSKLSFALCNDDFTAWWTQYPVEKNIMVGWMAGPNADKNKELLENQLLDLGLLALSNMFNIDNDFLKNQIETWKVVNWPKDPYALGAYSYTAMDTGDAYEKLVEPLDNKVFFAGEALYTGEETATVEGALGSGNEVAEKILKGI; this is translated from the coding sequence ATGGATACTACAACAAATCAAACAGAGGCCTTAATTATCGGGGCTGGTGCAGCGGGCTTAATGGCAGCGCGGGAACTTGCTAAGGCAGGAAAGAAAATAACTATTCTCGAAGCACGAGATCGAATCGGTGGAAGAATCTTCCCTCTTGAAGAGGAAGCATTTGGTTACCCTGCGCAAGGCGGAGCAGAATTCGTTCATGGTATAGCTCCTGTCACCAAAGCTCTCATCGATGAAGCAGGACTTACATTTATACCCGAAGCACATGATGGTGAAGTATGGGATGCACGAAGTGGCCCGTTATCTCTTCGTACCTTATTTATCCAAAGCAACCCAATCCTCAAAGACACTCTTGAGAGAGTACAAAATGATATCTCAATCGCAGAGTTTCTTGAGACGTATTTCGATACAGAAGAGTACGCAAACCTGCGAAATTCGATTCTTAAGATGGTTGAAGGCTATGAAGCTGCGGATCCCAGGAGAGTATCTGTTGATTATTTGCGTAGAGATGTACTCGGTAAACTCTATCATGCCGATGGTTGGATACGAGAAGGTTATGGTAAACTTCTTAACTTCCTCGAGAAAGAGTGCAAGCAAAATGGCGTTGAAATCATACTTAATGCTTGTGTGACAGCGATAGATTTTACTTCTAATAAAGTCAGGGTAAAAACTGACAACAAATCCTTTGAAGCAGACCAGGTTATTGTGACCGTACCATTACCAATACTTAAAAATATTGAATTCATTCCGGATATTTCAGAAAAATTAGCTCTTACTGCAAAGATTGGTTTCGGACCCGCAATTAAACTTCTTATTAAATTCAAAAGTCAGTGGTGGAAGCATGTTACAAATCATGATCTTTCCAAATTATCCTTTGCACTTTGCAATGATGATTTCACTGCATGGTGGACACAATATCCGGTAGAAAAAAATATTATGGTTGGCTGGATGGCTGGTCCAAATGCAGACAAGAATAAAGAGCTATTAGAAAATCAATTACTCGATCTTGGCTTACTGGCTCTAAGTAATATGTTCAACATCGATAATGATTTTTTGAAAAATCAAATAGAAACTTGGAAAGTAGTTAATTGGCCTAAAGATCCTTATGCGCTCGGTGCGTATAGCTACACCGCTATGGACACAGGAGATGCATATGAGAAACTTGTAGAACCATTAGATAACAAAGTTTTCTTTGCGGGTGAGGCATTATATACCGGAGAGGAAACCGCAACAGTCGAAGGAGCATTAGGAAGCGGAAACGAGGTTGCAGAGAAGATTTTAAAAGGAATATAA
- a CDS encoding GIY-YIG nuclease family protein, giving the protein MHYVYILQSKKDRDLYTGCTKDLKERMNLHNAGKVPSTKLRRPFMLIHYEAFINKTDTFAREQWLKTGWGRNHLRKVLFNYLKNYGG; this is encoded by the coding sequence ATGCATTATGTTTATATTTTACAAAGCAAGAAAGATCGAGATTTATACACTGGCTGCACTAAAGATTTAAAGGAAAGGATGAATCTACATAATGCTGGCAAAGTACCATCAACAAAATTACGTAGACCATTTATGCTTATTCATTACGAAGCTTTTATAAATAAAACTGATACATTTGCCAGAGAACAGTGGTTAAAAACTGGTTGGGGTAGAAACCATTTACGAAAAGTTTTATTCAATTATTTAAAAAATTATGGCGGGTAA
- the dnaJ gene encoding molecular chaperone DnaJ: protein MAKKDYYDILGVTKSASKDEIKKAFHKLAHKFHPDKSGGDDSKFKEVNEAYQTLSDESKRAQYDQFGQAYEGQGSGFGGQSGGYGFSGFQNAQGFDMGDLNDIFSEFFGGGMGGGRNQVRRGRDISTEITISFKESIFGIERKVLITKVSTCSTCSGSGAKPGSSMDACKHCNGKGSIHEARRSIFGTVSASRACDTCGGSGKVPKEKCVTCKGVGVLRKEEEISIKIPAGIQNGEMIRLTGMGEAIPHGTSGDLYIKINILAHQLFKRDGHNLHMDLSVKLTDALLGKDEHLETLDGALTVKIPAGIAPGEILRVKEKGVPTLRGRRGDLLIKINIKFPTKLSKKALEAVETLKNEGN, encoded by the coding sequence ATGGCAAAGAAAGATTACTATGACATATTAGGTGTTACCAAATCAGCCTCAAAAGATGAAATTAAAAAGGCTTTTCATAAATTAGCGCATAAATTTCATCCTGATAAAAGCGGTGGTGACGACTCAAAATTTAAAGAAGTTAACGAAGCTTACCAAACGCTTTCTGATGAGAGTAAACGTGCCCAGTATGACCAATTTGGCCAAGCGTATGAAGGGCAAGGTAGTGGCTTCGGTGGGCAATCCGGCGGATACGGTTTTTCTGGTTTCCAAAATGCTCAGGGTTTTGACATGGGAGATCTCAATGATATTTTCTCAGAATTTTTTGGTGGTGGTATGGGTGGCGGTAGAAATCAAGTTAGACGAGGCAGAGATATTTCTACAGAAATCACTATTTCATTTAAAGAAAGCATTTTCGGTATAGAAAGGAAAGTGCTTATTACTAAAGTAAGTACTTGCAGTACATGTTCAGGTAGTGGAGCAAAACCAGGCAGCAGCATGGATGCCTGTAAACACTGCAATGGTAAAGGCAGTATTCATGAAGCACGACGGTCAATATTTGGCACGGTAAGCGCGTCTCGAGCATGTGATACGTGTGGCGGTAGTGGTAAAGTGCCAAAGGAAAAATGTGTGACCTGTAAAGGTGTTGGAGTGCTCCGAAAAGAAGAGGAGATCTCAATCAAAATACCAGCAGGCATACAAAATGGTGAGATGATCAGGCTTACAGGGATGGGAGAGGCTATACCGCATGGCACATCTGGTGATTTATATATTAAAATCAATATACTTGCACACCAACTGTTCAAGCGAGATGGTCATAACTTGCATATGGACTTATCAGTCAAATTAACTGATGCACTTTTGGGTAAAGATGAACACCTAGAAACATTGGACGGTGCATTGACTGTAAAAATCCCTGCAGGTATTGCTCCAGGAGAAATTCTTCGTGTCAAAGAGAAAGGCGTTCCAACTTTGCGTGGACGTCGCGGAGACTTGCTTATAAAAATAAATATTAAATTCCCTACAAAATTATCTAAGAAAGCTCTTGAAGCTGTGGAGACACTAAAAAATGAAGGGAACTAA
- a CDS encoding DNA polymerase IV — translation MAGKSLILHLDGDAFFVACEMAQFPALRGKPVVVGEERGIAVALNYEAKALGITRGMPIYKIKRFFKEVYILPSHFELYEAYNQKMLAVLRRFAAQVEEYSIDECFCLLSDAQANLHGGWIPYVTTIKQVLQEELGITFSFGLGNTKVLAKVASKYHKPDGLTYIAQGEEEQYLTNVPIGNVWGIGYRTAPKLLERGIKTALDFAKLSQAYIEEHFSLPFQELWHELNGVRIYDVHGGLDELPKSLQATRTFTPASSDPIRIHAELSKNIETACTRMRRFHLATSRVSVFVKTSEFKYRSMEIGFVSSTVDPSAILLEVDKIFASLLRKNEQYRATGITLSSLVPERGMQQDLFGGHEIMKEKSLLLHSIDEISKRYSTNVIFLASSLSVIKANKEKSTIRRLTDPFVFGLPFPYLGEVL, via the coding sequence ATGGCGGGTAAATCACTCATCCTTCACCTTGATGGCGATGCATTCTTTGTTGCCTGTGAGATGGCGCAATTTCCAGCACTTCGTGGTAAACCAGTCGTCGTTGGTGAAGAGCGAGGTATAGCTGTTGCCTTAAACTATGAAGCCAAGGCGCTCGGTATTACGAGAGGTATGCCAATATACAAAATCAAGCGATTCTTCAAAGAGGTCTACATTTTGCCATCACACTTTGAACTCTACGAAGCCTACAATCAAAAAATGTTAGCAGTCTTACGCAGGTTTGCCGCTCAAGTCGAAGAGTACAGTATTGATGAATGTTTTTGTCTTCTTTCAGATGCACAGGCAAATCTTCATGGCGGCTGGATTCCCTATGTGACTACGATCAAACAGGTTTTGCAGGAAGAGCTCGGTATTACGTTCTCGTTTGGTTTAGGAAATACCAAAGTCTTGGCTAAGGTTGCATCAAAGTATCACAAGCCTGATGGATTGACCTACATTGCACAAGGTGAGGAAGAGCAGTATCTGACTAATGTCCCAATCGGCAACGTATGGGGTATTGGTTATCGCACAGCACCAAAACTTTTAGAGCGGGGGATTAAGACAGCTCTGGATTTTGCGAAACTTTCACAAGCATATATAGAAGAGCATTTCTCCTTACCGTTCCAAGAGCTTTGGCATGAGCTCAATGGCGTGAGAATATATGACGTGCATGGTGGTTTAGATGAATTACCCAAATCACTTCAAGCAACCAGAACATTTACTCCTGCATCATCTGATCCTATCCGTATCCATGCTGAATTATCTAAAAATATCGAAACCGCTTGTACGCGTATGCGACGATTTCATTTGGCAACGAGTCGGGTATCAGTCTTTGTTAAAACGAGTGAATTTAAGTATCGCAGTATGGAAATTGGATTCGTTAGTTCTACCGTTGATCCGTCGGCTATACTTTTGGAAGTGGATAAAATATTTGCAAGCTTGTTAAGGAAAAATGAGCAGTATAGAGCAACAGGTATTACACTCTCATCACTGGTGCCGGAGCGGGGAATGCAGCAAGACCTCTTTGGCGGACATGAAATAATGAAAGAAAAATCACTCTTATTGCATTCGATAGATGAGATCAGCAAACGATATAGCACTAATGTTATCTTTCTGGCATCGAGTCTCTCAGTTATCAAGGCCAATAAAGAAAAAAGTACTATTCGGCGTCTGACTGATCCATTTGTTTTTGGATTACCATTTCCGTACTTAGGAGAAGTGCTGTAA
- the lexA gene encoding repressor LexA: MQPEEKIQDFYRNKKRMPSYAEIANLFGFQSKNAAYKLVRNLIDKRILAKDKQGKLIPLALESSIRLLGLIEAGFPTPAEETLIDTISLDEFLIENREATFMLRVKGDSMYDAGIREGDMVLVERTTTAKTGAIVIAEVDGAWTMKYLRKQGMYFYLEPANKKYKPIFPKESLKIAAVVKAIIRKY, encoded by the coding sequence ATGCAACCAGAAGAAAAAATCCAAGATTTCTATAGAAATAAAAAGCGCATGCCATCATATGCTGAGATAGCCAATCTTTTCGGTTTCCAATCCAAGAATGCTGCCTACAAACTCGTCCGAAATCTCATCGATAAGCGAATACTCGCCAAAGACAAACAGGGCAAGCTCATACCTCTTGCATTAGAGTCATCTATACGACTCTTGGGACTCATTGAGGCAGGATTTCCGACACCAGCTGAGGAAACACTTATCGATACGATCTCGCTCGATGAATTCCTGATCGAAAACAGGGAAGCGACATTTATGTTACGAGTCAAAGGTGACTCTATGTATGATGCCGGTATCCGAGAAGGTGATATGGTTTTGGTCGAACGGACAACAACAGCCAAGACTGGCGCGATCGTGATTGCCGAAGTCGATGGTGCGTGGACGATGAAGTATTTGCGCAAACAGGGAATGTACTTCTACCTCGAGCCGGCCAATAAAAAGTACAAGCCGATTTTCCCAAAAGAATCACTGAAGATCGCAGCGGTGGTGAAAGCGATAATTAGGAAGTATTAA
- a CDS encoding Nramp family divalent metal transporter, translating into MEQSKHNKKSSSITTYYKALGPGIVTGAADDDPSGIATYSQAGAQGGYQFLWVSFFTLPFMIIIQTMCARIGIVTGKGLATNMRRVIPKPLVYICISLLFITNTFNIGADLGAMASASSLLLPSVPPAIFIIFFALLSLNLQIFIPYKKYTKYLKWLTFVLFFYIIVAFSLDLPWKEILHSLVVPHIAFTKDNILLLTALLGTTISPYLFFWQTSQEVEEKLEITSHSTIDTIKTSIRNMHVDTFVGMAISNIVMFFIIVVCAATLHTHGITNINTATDAAMALEPFAGPFAYLLFTLGIVGTGLLALPILAGSTSYAFSETFNWNEGLSKKWNEAQAFYAIITLSIVIGLLLLLLNISPIKMLLYAAILNGLVAPVVLFCIIRIASDKNIMGNWKSHPFILTLSWIIAFLMTISAIATLIFIF; encoded by the coding sequence ATGGAACAATCTAAACATAATAAAAAAAGCTCAAGTATCACTACATACTACAAAGCTTTGGGCCCAGGCATCGTGACTGGCGCCGCCGATGATGATCCATCAGGTATTGCAACCTATTCCCAAGCAGGCGCGCAAGGTGGCTATCAATTTTTATGGGTATCCTTCTTTACCTTACCATTCATGATAATTATACAGACGATGTGCGCAAGAATTGGTATTGTTACTGGCAAAGGGTTAGCCACCAACATGCGCCGCGTTATTCCAAAGCCTCTTGTGTATATCTGTATAAGTTTGCTGTTCATAACCAACACTTTTAATATTGGAGCAGACTTGGGCGCTATGGCAAGTGCTTCATCACTATTACTACCGAGTGTGCCACCTGCAATTTTTATTATTTTTTTTGCATTACTTTCTTTAAATTTACAAATTTTTATTCCCTACAAAAAATATACTAAATACCTCAAATGGCTCACTTTTGTACTTTTCTTTTATATTATAGTTGCGTTCTCACTTGATCTCCCATGGAAAGAAATACTGCATTCTTTAGTTGTTCCCCACATCGCATTTACAAAGGATAATATTTTACTTCTAACGGCCCTTTTGGGGACAACTATTTCACCGTATTTGTTTTTTTGGCAAACATCACAGGAAGTAGAGGAGAAATTAGAGATAACTTCGCACAGTACAATAGATACAATCAAAACATCCATAAGAAACATGCATGTCGATACATTTGTTGGCATGGCAATATCAAATATAGTCATGTTTTTTATTATCGTCGTATGTGCGGCCACCTTGCATACACATGGTATAACGAACATAAACACTGCAACTGATGCTGCAATGGCACTTGAGCCATTTGCTGGTCCATTTGCGTACTTATTGTTTACTTTAGGTATTGTCGGTACTGGACTTTTGGCGTTGCCAATACTTGCAGGCTCTACCTCCTACGCATTTTCAGAAACATTCAACTGGAATGAGGGCTTATCAAAAAAGTGGAATGAGGCACAGGCCTTCTACGCCATAATTACCTTAAGTATTGTTATTGGATTATTATTATTGTTGCTCAATATAAGCCCTATTAAAATGCTGTTGTATGCGGCCATATTAAATGGTCTGGTTGCCCCCGTAGTCCTATTTTGTATTATTCGAATCGCAAGTGATAAAAATATAATGGGCAACTGGAAAAGCCACCCATTTATTCTCACGCTCAGTTGGATTATTGCATTCCTTATGACCATATCTGCTATTGCAACGCTTATCTTTATTTTCTAA
- a CDS encoding cysteine--tRNA ligase: MDLRIYNSLSKNEEVFKPHLPDTVGVYTCGPTVYDYVTIGNWRTYTLGDLLIRALRLNGYKPTYVMNITDVGHLTGDNLGDADTGEDRLEKASRREGKTAWEIAAFYTDDFLQGYKKLNLTQPKLFAKATDHITEQISLVEQLIARGFAYQISDGIYFDTLSYENAGFTYGELSNLQMIKEGVRVLINHEKKNPRDFALWKFSTAKEGGEKRHMEWPSPWGVGFPGWHIECSAMSMKYLGAQFAIHVGGEDLKSTHHPNEIAQSQGATGLVPFVAYWMHGAFLQVDGGKMGKSLGNAYSLHDIESHGFSPLALRYFYLTAHYRSPQNFTWEALEGASRSYAKLFEHFRSLGTDSGMLNESYMTKFQTAINNDLHMPQALAVVWEMLKDTEMPNADKRATLLAFDTVLGFNLADISEEIIPEAITMLASKRAQARLEKNWSLADTLRQEIASQGYEIVDTDTGQQIKKI; this comes from the coding sequence ATGGACTTACGTATCTATAACTCACTGAGTAAAAACGAAGAGGTTTTCAAGCCTCACCTTCCAGACACTGTCGGCGTATATACGTGCGGACCAACCGTCTACGACTACGTGACGATTGGAAATTGGCGAACCTATACACTCGGTGACTTGCTCATACGTGCACTTAGACTAAATGGTTATAAACCAACATATGTTATGAACATAACTGACGTCGGGCATTTAACAGGTGATAACCTAGGCGATGCAGATACTGGTGAAGATCGACTCGAAAAAGCAAGTCGTCGTGAAGGTAAAACTGCCTGGGAAATTGCAGCATTTTATACTGACGACTTTCTACAAGGATACAAGAAACTTAATTTGACACAGCCAAAGCTTTTTGCCAAAGCAACTGATCATATTACAGAACAGATTTCTCTCGTCGAGCAATTAATTGCCCGCGGTTTTGCATATCAAATAAGCGATGGTATATATTTTGACACATTATCGTATGAGAATGCTGGGTTTACCTATGGTGAACTTTCAAATTTACAAATGATAAAAGAAGGCGTGCGTGTTCTAATTAATCACGAGAAAAAGAATCCTAGAGACTTTGCACTTTGGAAATTTTCAACAGCAAAAGAAGGAGGAGAAAAACGCCACATGGAATGGCCAAGTCCATGGGGTGTCGGCTTCCCAGGTTGGCACATAGAATGTTCTGCAATGAGTATGAAATATTTAGGTGCTCAGTTTGCCATACACGTAGGCGGCGAAGATTTGAAAAGTACGCATCATCCAAATGAAATTGCCCAATCACAAGGAGCAACCGGCCTTGTGCCTTTTGTTGCATATTGGATGCATGGAGCATTTTTACAAGTTGATGGTGGGAAAATGGGCAAAAGCTTAGGCAATGCATACTCATTACATGATATTGAATCCCACGGATTTTCACCTCTTGCACTCAGATATTTTTATTTAACCGCGCACTATAGATCACCACAAAACTTTACCTGGGAAGCACTCGAAGGTGCCTCAAGAAGCTATGCAAAGTTATTTGAGCATTTCCGCTCACTTGGTACAGATAGCGGCATGCTAAATGAGTCATACATGACCAAATTCCAAACGGCAATTAATAACGATTTACACATGCCACAAGCTTTGGCAGTTGTATGGGAAATGCTTAAGGATACGGAGATGCCAAATGCCGACAAGCGTGCGACACTACTTGCTTTTGACACTGTACTTGGCTTTAATCTTGCAGATATATCAGAAGAAATAATCCCCGAAGCAATAACAATGCTTGCAAGCAAGCGGGCTCAAGCACGTTTGGAAAAAAATTGGAGCTTAGCTGATACACTACGACAAGAGATTGCATCGCAAGGTTACGAAATAGTAGATACAGATACTGGACAACAAATAAAAAAGATTTAA